In a single window of the Drosophila subpulchrella strain 33 F10 #4 breed RU33 chromosome X, RU_Dsub_v1.1 Primary Assembly, whole genome shotgun sequence genome:
- the LOC119556647 gene encoding uncharacterized protein LOC119556647: MMSDAPEELPLYLTPQFFRRTLEHGLQRLDLQVMGVQLTNLTRGGENYCSNIYRAQVRYRNAENCVLETSLIVKSMPDEKQAILARLHIYNKETIFYLNIKPKLEALMWRAEEATHPWSLAAKHYYSTTQPEQTIIFEDLCSKGYQLKCRQLGLDFEHSSLVMRKLAEYHALTMVMAEQEPETIVERYPFGLLHMDAIKSEPFKLLFGTQLLKLAALVGDCEGFGGITTKLYRYHEHFIDRVLKAVYPLRGGHNVLNHGDLWVNNIFFKYDADYKVQHVKIIDFQLCFYGSLGFDINYFLNTSLELEVLRDHRQELIDIYHKVLVDTLKHLPWSKPLPSHGDIMDEIRKREAYGFFVAFGFFPLMSMIGVDSEDNSLKNFHDETFARQKVQLMFEGNTRTLESLKCTLKRLDELKLFD; this comes from the exons ATGATGTCGGACGCACCGGAGGAGCTGCCACTCTACCTGACGCCGCAGTTCTTTAGGCGCACCCTGGAGCACGGACTGCAGCGGCTGGATCTGCAGGTCATGGGGGTGCAGCTAACCAATCTGACCCGCGGCGGGGAGAACTACTGCAGCAACATCTACCGGGCGCAGGTCAGGTATCGCAATGCCGAGAACTGTGTCCTGGAGACGTCCCTGATCGTCAAGTCCATGCCGGACGAGAAGCAGGCCATCCTGGCCCGTCTGCACATCTACAACAAGGAGACCATCTTCTACTTGAACATCAAACCGAAGCTGGAGGCGCTCATGTGGCGGGCGGAGGAGGCCACCCATCCCTGGTCACTGGCTGCCAA GCACTACTACTCCACCACCCAACCGGAGCAGACCATCATCTTCGAGGACCTGTGCTCCAAGGGCTACCAGCTAAAGTGCCGTCAGCTGGGCTTGGACTTCGAGCACTCTTCGCTGGTGATGAGGAAGCTGGCCGAGTACCATGCCCTCACCATGGTGATGGCCGAGCAGGAGCCGGAGACGATAGTGGAACGCTATCCCTTCGGCCTGCTGCACATGGACGCCATCAAGTCGGAGCCCTTCAAGCTGCTCTTCGGCACCCAGCTCCTCAAGCTGGCCGCCCTGGTGGGCGACTGCGAGGGATTCGGTGGGATCACCACGAAGCTCTACCGCTACCACGAGCACTTCATCGATAGGGTCTTGAAGGCGGTGTATCCCCTGCGTGGAGGCCACAATGTCCTCAATCACGGCGACCTTTGGGTGAACAATATATTCTTCAAGTACGACGCGGACTACAAGGTGCAGCATGTGAAAATC ATTGACTTTCAGCTGTGCTTCTACGGCAGCCTGGGCTTCGACATAAACTACTTCCTGAACACCAGTCTGGAGCTGGAGGTGCTACGTGACCATCGGCAGGAGCTAATCGACATATACCACAAGGTGCTGGTGGACACCCTGAAGCACCTGCCCTGGTCGAAGCCACTGCCCAGCCATGGGGACATCATGGATGAGATCAGGAAACGCGAGGCCTACGGTTTCTTTGTGGCCTTTGGCTTCTTTCCCCTGATGAGCATGATAGGAGTGGATTCCGAGGACAACTCGCTGAAGAACTTCCACGACGAGACCTTCGCCAGGCAGAAGGTCCAGCTCATGTTCGAGGGAAACACCCGCACCCTGGAGAGCTTGAAGTGCACCCTGAAGCGCCTGGATGAGCTGAAACTGTTTGACTAG